The Chroicocephalus ridibundus chromosome 8, bChrRid1.1, whole genome shotgun sequence genome includes the window tctcctcctccacatcccccCAGCCTCAGCAGGCCTCCACAGCACCCCTTGGTATGGCTTCAATCTTCTGCAGGGCTTGGCTAAGCCCGAGCCCAGTCATGGCTGATGCTGAGGTTGGTGCGGGGCAGCCCGAGCTCCCAGGCGCTGTGTGACCGCTAGGTGTCAAAGTCCTGCCTCCGAACTCACACTCTACATCAGAGGGAAGTGCTCAGAGACAGCACAAACTCTCCTTGCCGCGGCACCAGACATATTTCTGGATGAGGAAGAAGGGTTAGGGCTGTTCCCAGGGCCTCTCATCGGGTTGGGGATCAGCTAGGGCCTCCAGCACACCCCAGCGAGCAGCTGCCAGTGAAAGCAGGATGAGAGTTTCCATACACTCAAGAACAAATGGAAATTGTGAAACCTTCTTCAGTAAGTTTCCGTaacttttgggttgtttttgagggaaacaccagtgagtATTCCTGACTCAACCCACCAGCTACTGGCGACTCAAGGTTCTTTTTCAAGAACAAAGGTGGCACGGAgtggggtgtcccccccagcaGGTTGATTACCCGGCTGCTGTACTCCCCCCTTCATTTGGTTTATGTTTATAGGAAATATCCTTGCCTAGATGGAAAAACACATGAAAGAACATTACTCTTGCTTCCTCTGCACGCAGAGTACATGTTTGTCAGGACATGTGCCTTGTGACAGGTTGAGAGAGCACATTTTTGGGAAGGGAAACTTTCTGACAACTCATCCCTGAAAGACTGACAGACAATAATACTCTCAATGGGCTCGATCCTCACCGGGAGGAAGCAGTGCCTGACTTCAGTCATGATATGCTAATTTACAACAGAAAAAATTGTGGCTAAAAGAGCTGTGGAAAGAGCAGTGTTGGACTGCCCCCAAAAAGGATGCAAAAGCCTGTCACCCAAAATAAGCACAGGAGGTGGTCCCTGCTGCAGACAACTGACATTTAGTAGCTCCGTGTGTCACAAGCAAATGTCACAAGGAGACCATGCGAAGGGGAGGTGCTGGtgtcccaaggaacaggcaatccTCTTCCAGGAAGAAAGCTGAGATGGACCAGGGGTGGCCTTCCAAGTGCATTCCCTGGGCTGAGGGTTTCAGTGTGTGCAAAAAGAGATGTTCCCTGAGCAGTTCTCCATTTTCTCTGTCTTAGGCTTCACGCAGCATCCCATGGCTTTAAAGCCAGAAGAGAAAGGTGGAGAGAAATGGAAAGTGCGTCTTTTTCTCCCGAATTCTTTGTGCCATCCACCTGCCCCACATCCCTTCCCATTCATTGCTTCTTTACAGAAAAGAGATTTCAGCAGCGTTACGTGATGCTAAAAAGGGAGGGAGCCAGCCCTGTAAACCCCCCACCTGTGTCTGAACAGAAAGATGAGAGCTTTTACTGACAAAGACCGAGGGAAGGCAAGTACTGGCCACCCAACTCTTAGCTATTGTTGGAAACATCGCATATCAAGACATCCCCAGCTGAAGCTATGAAAGACATAAACACATCTACTTCTAAAGGCCCTTACTCAAAACTGAACTGGGATGCAATAAATCAGCCCCCACattcacacaccaaaaaaaaaaaaaaaaaaaaagaaaaaagaaaagaaagaaagaaagaaaggaaggaaggggaaattcagattagTCACAAAGAAGTTCCCCCGCCTGCTACTCTGTGTGCATAAAGCAGTCTCCTGAAGGCACTGTCTTCACTTCATCTTTGCTCCTGGGACAAGAGCACCTAGCTcatctgctccctgctcctccagcctcctcctgtgctcctggcccctgccccagcagttGCTGGCAGCGCAGCTGAGATGGAAGGACAGACAGATGCAGAGGTGAGAAATCAAGACCAGATGGATTGCGAAAGGCAACCTGCAGAGGATGAGTGGAAGAGCTCGCAAAGAGGACAGGTTAGGAACACGCTGCACCTCGTGTCTGCGGCTGCTCAGTGGATATTACTGCTTGCCTGCTTGGTTTACCTTGGTATTGATACTCTGCAACCCTCAACGGTAAGAGCTCATGTTCAACCCATTGTCTGCTGGCCTGTAAAGCTTTGTATgggctttattaattttttttaagaaaagaaaaaagcatttacGTTTATCCCTATTTAAGCCACAAGTTTTTAATACTTTGCTTAATGattgtcattctttttttttttttttttttacattgcctGTCCTCAAAACAACATCCAGTATAGGCCAGTGCAGGGTTTGGGGACAGGTTGTCTGGAAGGGGGATGGTTCCAAGAATGCTCTTTGTACCAGCCCCCAGGGGAGGGAGgtctgcctccctcctgctccctccccttctTGCGGTGGCTCATGTgtgtttgcatttaattaaatggGATCATCTGGGTGGGTATGGGCTTTCAACAAGTGCATGTGGAAGAATCAGAACTCAGGTTGCACACCTCCcgaatttttaaaatgtgctgtatGTGCAGGCAGATATGTGACAAAGCAAGCGAGCTTGTGACATCTCCAGCAAGACACCTGAAGCACACAGCGCTCTCAGCCTGCACATATACTGCGCTTTAGGAGTAGTCATCTGTATCTGCAGAGGAcagcctttgtgtgtgtgtgtgtgtacatgaaAGAGAAAGACTAATGTGGCCAGAGAGAGTTTTATGTACATATAACACCACTGCAAACAATATAAATAACAGAGATTCTTGAAGCTCAGAATACCTAAACAAAAATTGCAGCAAATACCTTTGCCGCTTTCACATCTTTGCAGGCTGGTGGATTGTCAGCAACCTTTCACTGCTATTGCAGTGCTGCTTATGCACTAGCTACTTCTCCTCCCACATCTTCTCCAGGAGCTATGTACCACTTTAAAGCTTGTTGTGCTTCGTCTTACCAGAGTTCATTCTTTCCTCCCACTTAGACTTGGCAGAGAAGCAAGCCAGGCATGCAACTGTGCAAGGGAGGGATTGCCTTATGCTCTGGGTCCTCTGCTGTTTAATGAAAACCCTCGTGCTCTGCACAAGTTTCACTGACCCGAGTCTCACAGCGGTTATTGAACCGTAGAATTATGACCCTGATAACACCGAGAGTAAAAACTCTTCATTCAGTTCAGTCCTCCTCCTACTACTTTGGGAGAGGGAAGTTGCACTGTAAGCCAACGGAGAAGGGCAAGCTATAACACTACTCGAGGTGCAGAAACCTCTCCTGGGACACACTCTGGTTGTGACTCCTCATCTCTCCGTATCTCTCTCTTCTGTCAAATTGTTAActcaaatcctcctcctcctccagaggaAGGTGGCAGGGCTGGCATTGCTGCCATACAAACCCAAGAGcgcagcagctgaggaggggacGCAGTACATGGCTGGAGTTTCCCTCCTCAACAGAAACAACTGAAACAGGGTCCTCGAGGAGCAGCGACTGCAGCAGATGAAAAGTCCAGGCCCTGGGAGTCACCAGAGGACCTTTTCATTCTTAAACACTTGCTAACTGCAGGCTCGGAACTGGTTTCTATTATTTTAAGCAGACAACCACAGTGTCCTGTTTTGACTACACCATGCTGTGCCAGAGAGGTCTCGCGGGCTATACACAGGGGGATTTCAACTCACTGGAATACAGGGCTCAGTAGGATAACCATGAATCGACCATGTAAATGTCtacagaagaggcagcagcactaATCTGACTTGACTCTTGAGGCAATTTAGGGAGATGGACTTTATGGAAGTAGGGGCACGGCAGCATCAAAGCAGCAGGCTGGGACTGCTGGTCCGTCGGAGCAACCAAGAGTCTGTCCCTGTTCTTGGGAAGagtttccttctgctctccaGGGCTGGAGAGTGCCACATTAATTTTAGAAGCAAGACAGTGGCTGTGTTTTTTCATAGCAAGATCATAGTTGATTACTTTCCATTGTCCTCATGGTGCCTGAAGAAAACCCCACACCCTGGACCATTCTGTGACAACAGGGCGCAAATACTGTCATGGCACATGCTCAGGAAAGTCAGCATCTGTAGCCCAGACCATGCTTAACAAAAAGGGACCGTGATCTGGGCTCTGTCATGATGCCGTCTGGAGAGCAAGCCTCAGCTGTGATCTTTAAAtgagcaagtttaaaaaaaaaaaggtagtgatAGTCTGCTTTGGCATCTGCAAGGCTTGTGAGTTCCCATCTCTGCTGGAATTACCTCCTCTTGCCACACCAGGGCATGGGCAAGCCACTCACAGGTGTGCGATCGGGGGCTGTGAAACCCCTCAACGGCAAATGCATGGGAGGTAAAAGCCTTGAGCAGCTGTTGGGCATTCAAAGGCTTCTAATGATCTGTTGCAGGATGGTTTTGCCTGAACAGGGCAGGAAAAGGTGCAGGAGGAGTAATTGTGCAGAGGTTTAATGTAGATAAGGAAGATATGGCCATAATCCTAATATCTCCTGGAGTGGAGAAGGTACAACCTCCTTCCATCACACAGTTGTCTGCAATCTGTATGACACAGGGAGCCAGGCACATGATCGCAATGGTCCTCTCAATCAGCACGTATTGCTGCAGTCCCCCGAGATCTGTGCTTTGTGCAGTGCAAACCGATTCATGAAATTTCTGCCACATGGCACAGCTCTAGACACAATGACCCAGACAGGAGGAAATCTCACGTTTGGGGATCCAGAACAGGCAAAAATGATGTGGAAACTCCGTGTGTAAATCATACAGGGAAACTGAAGCAGTCAGTAAAGAGCACCtctgtcccctcagtcctcctgGCATTCTTTCCCGCACACGTAAGAAGGCAGAACAGAGAAAGAGGGGTGACTGACTATGTTGCAACTCATGGACATCCTTCCAGTCTTACAGATACATTCTCTCCTCAGCAGAATTTACTaagtaaagtgctttgagatcacGCAATAACTAGCAGAGACGTGTAAAACAGGTAATATGCATTAGCGACAATGGGGCTGGTATTCTTACATTTGCCACAAGTTTGTCACCCAAGCTGACCGTGTTTAATACACCCTGTCCACCAGTGGCCAGATTGGGTGGATTGTGGTGGATGTTGTTTGACCTCAGAAACTCAGCGGTCCTGTGCTTGGCTGTTGTCTTCTTGGGAAACTACCTGAAAATCCCAGCTGCCTGAGCCAAAGAGTGAAATGCTCGTGCGCTTAGGTGCCTAGAAAAAGAGTACGTGTAAGACTCAAGCTGCCAAGGCAATGGATAGGACCAGTAATGCGGGGGGTGATAGTTCACCAGAGACAGTGTGTGATAAAAGCACACTGTATTTGGGTATTTGGTAGCCAAATCCAGCCTTGCCAGTGGAGCAAGCAGCGAAGCATCAGCTGTGGCAGCACTAGAGGGTGCCAGAGCAGACCTTTCCCACCGCCAGCACCCACCGCACCCTCCGGGAGCACAGACAACAGCAGCTccaacctccttccccagccgcTTGCCTTTACCAGGGTGCAGCACTGAACCTGCAGAAAATTACGTGCCTGTGCTCACTCTCTCCTCTTTTCCAACATGGTTCCTGTGCTCAGAGTGAAGGGGCTTTTCTGTTCCTGTAACACATGATGCCAAATACATGAAAATCAGCCCAATGCACATCTCGCCAGCCCACCTATAGGAAACCTATAGCATAGGTAAAGAGAAGAACACGAAGCAGCAAACCTAACCTTTCACTCTTTAATCAGGCAAAATGCTGAAGACTTGTGGTTGTGAAGAGACTGCAGATTTGGGCCTCCTGTGGTTAAGATGAGAGATGGGTTTGAGATGCAAAGTTCAGATTTAAAAATCTAATAGAGCAGTTTGGTGTTTTGTGTATCTGATCAGTAAGATACacacttctgtattttcattcaCATTTTCTGTTATGCTCAATCAATTTTAAACATGTCTCAATGCAGTTCTAAGGGAGGCACTGAGAACCACACATCCAGTAACAACCTGACCCCAAAGTGCAGGGTACCATAAATCCGGACCCACCTTTTAGTTCCCTGCGGGAGGAGGGGACACCTCTGGGTCCCAGCTCTGCAAACAGGCACCCCTGGCTGTAAGTCAGACTCGAGGCAGTCATGCAGAAGATTCTCTGCACCCCAAGCCCCCTCCTTACTGTATGGTGTGAGTCGATTACGTTCACCAGGATGTTTTTCTAAGCGGGACCAACCCTACCTGGGGTGCTCTGGAGGGCTCAGCACCAGGCTGGAAGTCGGGCTGGCTAGGAACCACTCTAAAATCGTATATTATAATACTGATATAAAAGCAAGTAAAGAGCATAGCCGGCTAGCAGTAACCCTGCCAACTTGAAGCTGCCCGCGCGGCTTTTGGGGGCGCGGTCCCGGTCCAGGTCCCGGTGGGGAAACAAAAGCGACAGCGGCAGCAGCGAGGCGCCCGCCCGGTGCGTTAATGCggatttctcttcttttttttcagccttggaGCGACAGAGTGCCGTGGACCCACATCCGGTACACAGGTGGGTGGGCATCGGGGCAGGGGGGCACCCCGAGAAGGCCCCCGACCCCTCGAGGAGCGGCGGTTCGCCCGGCGCGCTGCCCCCGCACGGCAGCCGCTACCGCCCAGCGCTCGCCCGGTACCTCGGGAGGGCTCCCGGCTCCCCCGCGGCACTGTCCCGCTTACGGACGGCTCCCGGCTCCCCGGAGCCTTTCCTgcggggggctcccgggacacccGGGCTCCCCCGATacccggcggcggctcccggctTCCCTAGGTTGCATCCCCCCAGTACTCCGGTGCCGTCGGAGGGCTCCCCCCGACCCCGTAGCCGCTACCCGCTCTGCCCCGTACCGGCCCGCGGTCCCCGGACTCGCCGCGGCAGCTGGTGACCCCTAAAATGCCGGAGGCTGTTAAGCGCTTCGTGTCACAGCGATGGCTGGTTCTTCCGATGGAGGAATGTGCCAGGAGAgctgtcgggggtggggggagaggggccaaATCTGACCCAGTGGTGCAAGatgccaaaaccaaacaaaagggTTTTCCCAGAGCGGAAGAAAAAACCCGAAAATCTGCATGGATTTCTGCAATCCTTACCTACGTACTAAAACAAGCTTTCACTCTGCGAAAGAATGAGAAAAGTAGTTTTGAGAATTTACTGAGTCGGCACGGTGTGCTCTTGGGGTATTTCTTGAACAAGGCAATGATCTCCTgatttatgaaaaatgtaaatgatttcCTGGGGAAGAGTGAGCGAGCGTACACAGGGTAGCAGAAATAGCGGTGCTCTGCGTGCCAACTACACCGAATGCTTTGTCCGATGACATACCTCAACAATAGAAGCAAATACTAAAATTTTTAAGTCGTACTAAAAATCTTATTGACAGTTTTACTTTCAGCTAATATTGTAAGGTTGCAATAAGTCTAACCTAATAGAAACCCATGTTTTTCTCTAAAAAGCTTGAGAAATTTGGCCTCAGCCCAGAGGGGCTGTGTTGTCTGCCAGGAGACCTTCTGGTGATGTCCCAGGGATTTCAGCTGGTGAGCTGGCAACCCAGGAGCACAGCAGGAAAACATTTCCACACAGCTGTTGGAACTGTTACTGCTTGTTTCAAGAGAAAACCTTTCATGCTAAGTTCTGGTTTAATTTCTCCTGACTCTGCTCTGTAttagtttcttctgtttctgactctgctctgctcttttatcctgtcttttgtttaaaaaaacacaactaaaccCAAAGACAAGGACTTATATTACTGGCCTCTCCAAAGACagtgctttttctcttccttccagctCTGAACACTTATTtactgtctttattttctgttctttttaggaACGTGTGCTTCCTAAACTCACAGAGATGCTTTACTTACATGTCTGTATTTTAAGTAAGACGTACAGTAAAGAAAAAGTAGATAAATAGAAACTTGGGGGAATAAGTCATATAAACTAGACTTGTAGTCCAAAAGGCACAGCTTGCTTAGAAGTGGGAACCTGGAAGTTTCCACTGTAGGTGATGCCTGTCTAGACTAGATGATATTCTAGCTCTGATCTGCCCTGTTCTCTAGTTCACTCCCttccttttctatattttttccacctttcctgCAGTCAGTCCATATAAGACAACCCATGTCCAAGAAGACATTTGTCATCAGGGGatcatctttgcttttttccattcCAGGTGAAAGCATTGAAGGAGTAGCCATGAATCTCACTGCCGAATTAGGCTCTATTCAGATCAGAAATGGTTCCATCATGATCACCTGTGATGGCCTCTACCTAGTGTCCTTGAAGGGCTTTATCTTTTTCCGTCACCAGGAGAAGTCACTGAAGCTGACACTGGGCAAGACGGACAGCAAGACCAGGACAGACCTCTGGGAGCAAACTGTCCAGGACAGCGGCGAATCAGTAAATCTAACCACAGTGCTCTACTTGTTTGCTCAAGATAACATCACCCTGTGGACCAGGCCCAACGCCAACATCTCGGATTTGTCGCTTAGCCTTGTGTTACTAAGTCCCTTCGTTTGCTCGCTGTAGAAGATGACGTATGGAATGTAACACGTAACATTATCGCCTTTCCGACCAATCCATTTGCCTGTGGGAGGCTTGTTCTCACAGGCTGTACTTGTACAGGCAGACTGCTCTAGCCTCCTTCCCTGGGGCTGCGGAAAGCCTCAGCTGGAGCGCAGGTAAATCACAGTGCAAACAGGCTTTATATAGTGCATGCCGTGTTCAGCTCTTTGGAGCTCTGTGCAGCTGTTTTGCTACCTGGGGTGGATTTTTCTAACACTGGAGAAAGGGATGCATGGAGCCTTTGAagagaacagaaatgaaagcCAAAGAAAGTCACCTAAGCTTAGCTCCTGTTCAGAGAAATCCCGGGTTTCTCTGTTTACTTGACAGTATCTGTATATAGTACAAATGCGCTGTATATTTGCTAAAGTAAAAGTCTGGTAAATCAGGAAGATACCTCAAGTGTCTTGAAGCCatttggagaaggaggagaagccCTTTGCCTGGCAAGGCAGAAGACAGGGAAAAGGCGGCAAGGGACTTCCTTTGCAGTGATCCAGATAAATGCTCTCTGACAGGTAAAGGCCATGAAAGGAAGGTGGTATTTTAAAATGAGCTAACAGGACTGCACTGGACATCAGAAACACAGGTCCTGCAGCGACTATGAGGTTTTTAGGAGCAACTTCTAAGAGCAGAGGCCCACTGGCTGTTCCAGACATCTGCAGACTACTGAAGCCCGAGCCAAGGGAATATCTGGTGGGACATTTACATCTTGACACCAGCTCTTGGAGGTGTTAAGTTGAAGGAGAATCTCCTtcaagcacacacacacgcacagactAGCTTAAcccaaaacagataaaaatttggaaaaacaTGCGGATTTGGTGGATTCTCTCTAATGGACAGAGTAAAACCTGCAGGTCTGCGCATCCTTTCCTCTGGGAGGACTCAGATGGTTCCTGTTGAGCCTCACAGTAGACCTTGTCATACAGGTGTGCACCAGAGAGATTCACTGGCACAACCTCCACGATGCACCAGTGCGGTCCCTGCCTGGCTCCGGCGACAGTCAGGCTGCTCTCAGAGATCCTGGGCTGTGCATCCCTCTTCTCGTTACGGCTTGTGGCTGCTGAGGGGACAAGTCCTGCCCTGCCCACGCTGCAGGCAGCACGTGACCTGAGCACAGCCAGCAGTTCTTGTATTTTTGGTTGGAGCAGGGCAGATTTCAAGGGCAAGTCGACTACCTGGCTCCAATGAACTCCAGCAACATTCCAGTATCTCACTGCTGGCTGTACGCTCCAAAGTCTTTTGTTAaaagtatttatgtatttatactaTAGGCATAAGAATGTTCGGATTTCTTAGAAACACTGGGAAGGGTTCAGACTCCAGGTTGTCAGCGCAAAGCTCCTCTTCACAGATGCTCCCAAGGCGCTGGAGCTTTCCTGCCACATGGGCACAGCGCTGCCACCCGCCTTGGCTCCCTGgccagcctgctcctggctgagCACTTCTGAGGGCTCAGGTGCCGAAGGCAGATAAGAAAATCTCCCAGGCCTTGGTGAGCTTTTCCATATGCTTTATGTTGTCGTTGGTAGAGTTTATGAACTTCCCTACCCAGGGTCAGGCCACAGCCCCAGGGGAAACCTCCGTGGCTGAAGCAATTATTCATGCAGTGCCGAGAAGCAGCTTTTTTCTCATCTCTGGGACTGAGAAGCTGTGGGCTGACCCGCAGGATACTCCTTCATGGCTGCAAGGGGCATTTTTGGCTCTTacctctgcctgctctgcctgccatCGGGACCAAAAGCAGCTGTGCTCTGCCCCCAAGCTGGCCATTGTCACACTCCCTGGTTGAGGTTGTTACCCCAACGCGGGGTCATTTATCCGGCATGCAGACACCAGTGTGCCCACAGAGTAGAGGTATTacctatttatttcatttctgcagagatgggtgctaggtGGGAATCCACAAAGCTAGCGCTCTGGCCTAAAAACTCTTAGGACTATTTATACGGTGCAAACCACAGAAATACACACCCTTAATTATAATTATTGCTTAGTACCTTATCTTAACAATTTCTATTGGTTAGTACAGTCTCTcgctttcatttaaagttacaagGTCCTTTAATTGATCTGCGCATGCTCCAGCACCATGGGGGGGTGGTCCAGTTCCATCTCCAATTGAGTTGGTGGCCACCATCTCCCACTgccacctttgcctttcccccaGTTAGTGCAAATTCTTGCTGACTCTATGCCTCATGTAGCAGCTGTCTGGTTTTCAGCCAGATTCGGCGCTTCCTGTGGTGGGATGTTCCTGGTTATCAGCCTTTGTTCTTCTTCAAGGGTATATTCATTAGCAAGACATTTATTGTTTGTACCAAGTGTCTAGTTTCACAGGGCCTTGTgacctttttacagctctttattcttacttaatgagagattctaccttctaaaatatagtttacttttatttttttttttaaaaagtacattctACCTTCTTAAAGTACATCAAAGTGAGAATGTGTTTCCCTTCCTAAAAGCTAATAAAATTTTCCTTTGTAACCTTGCAGTGTCCATTGGGGCGGGGACTGGTGAATTACACATTCGCTGGGTTTGAGCAGACTTTTTCACCAGTATGAAAACTACACGAAATTTTCACATACtccattttttttgcagcttggCTTCAGTTTCAGCTCTCCCCAAGGGTATGTAGGGCTGGTGCTTCCCAATATGGGCTAACATGGACAGGGCGGGCCGTGTCAGCGGTGCGGGCAGGGATGTGCGGGACAGCAAGGAAGATTAAGCCTAAGGACAAATGGATTTGTACCTCAGAAGGACACACCCTTTCTTCTTGTTTAGAGCCGGATAGGGCATTTCACACACTGATTCCTCTGCACTTTCAGGCTGAACTAGGCTGACCTACAAATATATACGTACAAGCACTTGTCTTGAAATAAAGGTTGGAACAATTCAAATCCCGAGTTTAATTGCTCGAGGGACTGACTATCCTCACCAGTAAGTTTCCATACCATCTGCTTCTGTTTGTATCTGGAGACCCCTTCCTCCACAAGCTTAAAAGTCTCTTTGAGATGAGAAACATTCGTTTTTGTTAATTGGGGTTGTTAAGGCCTTGTAGGAGCTTGTAGATGGTACTAAAGTCACTTCTTACAGCTCTGTTCAGCGAGGTCAGCGCACTGAGGTTTTAGGTCCCCTCTCTAAGCTCATCACAGCTGGAGGTGTTAAGGGCAAGGCTGGACTaggcagtttctggagacagtccCTAACTCTGGAGGGACAGTGCATTCCCCTTCCTGTGCTTACTGCCACTGAAACAGGACCTCCTTGTCTGTCCCTCACAGGGCTTTTCGTGAGACCCATTTCACAGAACACAGTCATCGAACCGGGGATTACTGACTCCTCCACAATTTTAAAGCAATCTCCACCCCTGCCGTGTCCTGTGTTTAACACAGGGTAATGCATAAACTACAGAGGTGGCCACCATGtattccttcccttctctgtcctCTTTCCTACCTCCGCACTCATATAAAGCAAGGGACAGCGTGACAAAGCTGATATAAGAgccacggtcacccctgaagatGGAGCTGACCTCACTGCACCCATTAGGGCCGGGGGCTCTTGTTTTCCAGCTGAGAAGAAACTACCGAAGGCGGTGCAGAGCAGAATGGAATGGGGGCTCCTTCTCTTTACCTGGGTACAAGAACAAACAATGGGAAACGTTTCATTTATACTCCATTCACATCTCTTTAAAAGTCATCTCCTTTTCTACCACAGATGGTTACCAGTAATGGTGGATAATGAGCCTGTGGTTTTTAGACACCACTTACATTTCATCAGCCAGCATGAGTCACAGCTATTGCTTCTCTGTTTCACTAGCAAGAGCGAACAAGAAAGCCGGAGTGTGCTTGGCACACTGCTGTAAAGCTAGCACTGGCCAGCTCAGGCAGCAGAAAGCACGGGAATTTAGTTTCAATATTCAAGTATCAAAATGGGAAAGGATGATACAAAATCCAACAGTCTCCTGCCTCTCCACCCACTGGGTGGGAAGCTTTGACTCACTAGACTTTTCTCAGCAACATCCATAAACTTCAACCAATAGAGCTGTTCTCTGGGCTGACAGTTGGTTATTGTTTTCCAAGGGATCTGGACCAGCACCAGGGACGCTTGGAAGTATCCAGCTGTGTGGCAGTCCACCAAGTAAAACAAACTGAGTAATGCTCACCGAGGACTGTGGGAAAGGGCATTGGTACCGGGCCAGAAAGGGACAGTGGCAAGAGAGCTGCAGAAAGATTTATCATTTGCCTTTTGCAGCCTTGTATGCCCTAAAGCCAGGGAGGATCCGGGAGCTCATTTGCTCAGTTCTCTAAGCTGATGAGGAAGGCTGCAAAGGGCTAGCAACCTGGGCAAGCAGAGCGCAGGCTGAAGGCATGTCTCCCCATCAAGGTGCTAAGCA containing:
- the TNFSF4 gene encoding tumor necrosis factor ligand superfamily member 4, which produces MEGQTDAEVRNQDQMDCERQPAEDEWKSSQRGQVRNTLHLVSAAAQWILLLACLVYLGIDTLQPSTPWSDRVPWTHIRYTGESIEGVAMNLTAELGSIQIRNGSIMITCDGLYLVSLKGFIFFRHQEKSLKLTLGKTDSKTRTDLWEQTVQDSGESVNLTTVLYLFAQDNITLWTRPNANISDLSLSLVLLSPFVCSL